The Bacteroidia bacterium genome includes a window with the following:
- a CDS encoding deoxynucleoside kinase has product MQYSYIAIEGCIGAGKTSLATRLSEQRKGTLILEEFSENTFLEKFYQNRERYAFPLEVSFLVERFRQLQVMLPGKDLFGQIHFSDYLFDKSLVFAQINLSGDHYQLFKKLFESLHGQLPRPDLIIYLYNTVENLQQNIRKRGRHFETGIPDSYLEDLQHSYLNYLKSLPNHKVILADVTEIDFVADGKNFHAIEGLLQQDFSEGITRIKL; this is encoded by the coding sequence ATGCAATACAGTTATATAGCCATTGAGGGATGCATAGGTGCAGGAAAAACGAGCCTTGCCACACGGCTTTCAGAGCAGAGGAAGGGGACCCTCATCCTGGAGGAATTCTCGGAAAATACTTTTCTTGAGAAATTCTATCAGAACCGCGAGCGTTATGCCTTTCCGCTGGAAGTGAGCTTTCTGGTTGAGCGATTCCGCCAATTACAGGTGATGTTGCCGGGAAAGGATTTGTTCGGCCAGATTCATTTCTCTGATTATCTCTTCGACAAGTCGCTGGTATTTGCACAGATCAATCTATCAGGCGATCATTACCAGCTATTCAAAAAGCTTTTCGAGTCCTTGCATGGCCAGCTTCCCCGCCCTGATCTCATCATCTACCTTTACAATACCGTAGAAAACTTGCAGCAGAATATCCGCAAACGCGGCCGCCATTTCGAGACCGGCATACCTGATTCGTATCTGGAAGATCTGCAGCATAGTTATCTCAACTATCTCAAGAGCCTGCCCAACCACAAAGTGATCCTTGCTGACGTCACGGAAATAGATTTTGTGGCGGATGGCAAAAACTTCCACGCAATAGAAGGGTTACTCCAGCAGGATTTCTCCGAAGGAATAACCAGGATAAAGCTGTAA
- a CDS encoding NAD-dependent succinate-semialdehyde dehydrogenase produces MAYKSINPANFKEIKSYDRLTDEALKEKINKAHVAYVSWRHTSFHERSVLMRKLAALLQEKSTHYARIMVEEMGKPIKQARAEVDKCALVCKYYADNAEKFLSRQEVESNASKSMIQYDPLGVIYAVMPWNFPYWQVFRFAAPALMAGNTALLKHAENVPQCAGALEEMFTAAGFPEGVFQNLYISHEQSDTVIANKYVQGVTLTGSNRAGSHIAAKAGEHIKKHVLELGGSDAFIVLADADIEKAIATGVNARTMNAGQSCIAAKRFILHKDIADKFLDGFKRKMEALKIGDPMDESTEIGPMARKDLMEELEKQVNESVRKGAKVLLGGKPADREGAYYLPSILTDIPEDSPAYEDELFGPVAIVFVVADDDEAIRIANDHKYGLGGSLWTRDIEKALKMSHRLNSGSVFINDMTKSDPRLPFGGIKESGYGRELSHVGIHEFVNIKTVYVA; encoded by the coding sequence ATGGCCTATAAATCAATCAACCCAGCAAATTTTAAAGAAATAAAAAGCTACGACCGGCTCACGGACGAGGCGCTGAAGGAGAAGATAAACAAAGCGCATGTTGCTTATGTAAGTTGGCGACACACCAGCTTCCATGAACGTAGCGTCTTGATGAGAAAGCTGGCGGCCTTGCTGCAGGAAAAATCAACGCACTATGCCAGGATCATGGTGGAGGAAATGGGAAAACCCATAAAGCAGGCGCGGGCAGAAGTGGATAAGTGCGCTTTGGTTTGTAAGTATTATGCTGACAATGCAGAAAAATTCCTGTCGCGGCAGGAGGTGGAATCCAATGCCAGCAAGAGCATGATCCAATATGATCCGCTAGGTGTAATCTATGCCGTGATGCCCTGGAACTTTCCTTACTGGCAGGTATTCCGTTTTGCGGCTCCGGCATTAATGGCTGGCAATACTGCGCTGCTGAAACATGCTGAGAATGTTCCCCAATGTGCCGGGGCCCTTGAGGAGATGTTTACAGCCGCAGGTTTTCCGGAAGGTGTTTTCCAGAACCTCTATATTTCTCACGAACAGAGTGATACGGTCATTGCCAACAAGTACGTGCAGGGCGTAACCCTGACTGGCAGCAACAGAGCCGGAAGCCATATAGCAGCAAAAGCGGGTGAGCATATCAAGAAGCATGTGCTGGAATTGGGTGGCAGCGATGCCTTCATTGTGCTGGCAGATGCAGACATTGAGAAAGCTATTGCCACGGGAGTAAACGCCCGCACAATGAATGCAGGCCAAAGCTGCATCGCGGCCAAGCGTTTCATTCTGCATAAAGACATTGCAGATAAGTTTCTGGATGGATTCAAAAGAAAAATGGAAGCGCTGAAAATAGGTGATCCCATGGATGAAAGCACTGAGATAGGTCCGATGGCCCGGAAAGATCTGATGGAAGAGCTGGAAAAGCAGGTGAATGAATCCGTACGGAAAGGGGCGAAGGTGCTGCTGGGCGGCAAACCTGCTGACCGGGAAGGTGCTTACTATTTGCCATCCATCCTCACGGATATTCCGGAAGACAGCCCGGCCTATGAAGATGAGCTATTTGGACCGGTCGCCATCGTTTTTGTAGTGGCAGATGATGATGAGGCCATTCGCATTGCCAACGATCATAAGTATGGCCTCGGTGGATCGCTCTGGACCCGCGATATAGAGAAAGCTTTGAAGATGAGCCATCGCCTCAATTCCGGCAGCGTTTTCATTAATGACATGACCAAGTCTGACCCGAGGCTGCCTTTTGGGGGCATCAAAGAATCCGGCTATGGACGGGAACTTTCGCACGTAGGTATTCATGAGTTTGTGAATATCAAGACAGTATATGTGGCCTGA
- the folK gene encoding 2-amino-4-hydroxy-6-hydroxymethyldihydropteridine diphosphokinase, whose protein sequence is MGKATLLLGTNLGDRMANIRQAEQRIARQAGQIVLQSSVYETAAWGYRNQPSFLNQVLVVETSLPPQELMKELLLIEKQMGRSRTTRWRERSIDIDILFYDDLVLNEAHLVIPHPHLHERNFTLVPLREVMPGYLHPVLKKTVSQLVDESRDKLAAEIYQP, encoded by the coding sequence ATGGGTAAAGCCACGCTCTTGCTCGGCACCAACTTAGGGGACCGGATGGCGAATATCAGGCAGGCGGAACAGCGCATTGCCAGGCAGGCAGGACAAATTGTTCTTCAATCTTCGGTGTACGAAACAGCCGCCTGGGGATACCGCAACCAGCCATCATTTCTCAACCAGGTGCTGGTGGTGGAAACGTCCTTGCCTCCGCAGGAACTGATGAAGGAATTGCTGCTGATCGAAAAGCAGATGGGCCGCAGCCGGACCACGCGCTGGCGGGAGCGCTCCATTGATATTGATATTCTGTTTTATGATGATCTTGTGCTGAACGAAGCGCACCTCGTTATCCCGCATCCTCATTTGCATGAGCGTAATTTCACCCTCGTTCCGCTTCGTGAAGTGATGCCCGGCTACCTCCATCCGGTGCTGAAAAAAACGGTAAGCCAGCTTGTTGACGAAAGCCGTGATAAATTAGCCGCTGAGATATATCAGCCTTAG